CCGCCCGCGCCGTCGCCGAGGTTCATCCCCGTGTTGAATCCATCCGGGCCAAGCCCGCTTTTGAGTGCCCGGATCGTCACCTGTTTGAGCCGGGCGTGATCCACCAGTTCGGCCTCGGTGAGATCCTCGTACCGTCCGACGTGTCGACGGGGGATCACCATCGCGTGGCCGGGGTTGTACGGGTAGTTGTTCAGGATGACGAACGTCGACTCGCTTTCGGCGACGATCAGATTCGACCGGTCGTCGTCGGCTTCGGGGAGGACACAGAACGGACAGCCATCGAGCGAGGCGTTTTTGTCCTCGCGTTCGATCCACTCGATTCGCCACGGAGCGAAAATCTGGTCCATACACAGTACAGTCAGTAGCCCCGTATAATCGTACCCGTTAGGCAGTGGCTACTATCATATTGTGGTGACTGTCAGCGCTGTTGGCTACTGGTTTTATTCTCGTGTGTGGCCTACCACACGACACATGGCCACAACGCCCTCCACCCCGGATAACACCGTTGAGTACTGTTCAGACTGTGGCCGAGAGACCTCCCACGTCGTTCGCGTCGAGATCCGAACTGAGAGCCAGAAAACGGAGAACGCGGAGTTCTCTCGGGAGCCGTACCGCCTCACACGGTGTGTCGACTGCGGATCCGAGTCGACGATGCGCATGAACAACGCCTAGTCCCCACTCAACGCCAGCCCACGACACTGCGATCAGTCGAAGCCGTGGATGCCGCTGGTTGTTACCTCACAGCCATCCTCGGTGACAATAAGCGTGTGTTCGGCTTGGCTGACTAGTTGACCGTCGGCTTCTTTGAGTACGGGATAGCCTTTGACGACGTCGGCCATTTTGAGCCGTCGGAGCGCCATCTCCGACCGTGAACTGTCGAGCCAGCGACCCGCAAACGGCAGGTCATCGAACGCCTCCAGTTCGTCGAGTACCTGTCGAGCACGCCGATCTCGGACGTTTCCATCGCTCACCTGTTCGTAGATCTCTTCGGTACCACCCTCGCCGACTTTCCCGCGGCCGTCGGTAGCGAACGGCTCGATAGCGATGGCTTGGCCGACTTCGAGTTCGACGCTTCGGTCGACCGCGCGGTTCGGGATATTTGGCCCCGTGTGGGCGTCGTACCGCTCGACGCCGTGGCCCGTCAGATTGAGAATTGGCGTATAGCCGTAGCCGTCGATGACGGCCTCGATTTCTCCGCCGATTGTACCGACTTCGACTCCGGGACCGACTGCGTCGACGGCGGCTTCGAGGGCCTGCTCGGAGGCTTCAGCCAGCTCCGTGTTACCGGTGTAGTCGACCGTCACGGCGGCATCAGCGATGTAGCCGTCGACGTGAACCCCGATATCCAGACAGATCATCTCGTCGCCGAACTCGGTGTCATCGTCGCGGGCGGGCGTCGCGTGCGAGGCTTCCTCATCAATCGAGATGTTGACCGGGAACGCCAGTCCGGCACCCGACTCTCGGATGGCGTCTTCGGCGTATTCGGCGACTTCGAGTTGGGTGACGCCCGGTTCGATCATCGCTCGGGCCTCGGTCATCGTCTCGACGAGAATTTCGCCGGCCTCGCGATAGCTGTCGACTGCGTCGTCATCAAGGGGTCCGATACTCATACACGGCCCTATAGGAGGTCGTCCGCAAAGAGGTTCCGACCGCGACGAACATGGGACGACAGTGTTGTGGGACCGCCCGGTTACTGCGGAGTGTCGGGACCGACCGTCCGGTCTCCTGTCCCGGCTGGCTTGGCGGTCGAACTCGCGTCGACATGGAGCCGTCCAGTTCCCCAAAGGGTGATCTCCAGACCAGCGTGATCGAAACTCAACATCCACGACTCCGAACCATCGTCACGGTACAACTGCAGCAGCGTATCCGGATCGATGCTCTCTGCGAGCACTGGAACTTCTGTCGACCCTGTTGTGACTTCGATTGCCTCGACAATCGCCGTACAGGGGTTCTGTGTCGACGGATCAAACATCGTTCGATACATCTGGTCGTCGACACAGTGTGAGTCAGACGCTGATACAGTCATCCGTGATACACTATGACATGAAAGAACTTAATCATCTCGCTCCGATTTTCAGCGGTGATACTGTCGACCCGGAGACGGTGTATCAATCGGTGGGTCGAAGAACTGGTCATCTATCGAGTTATTCCCAGAGAGATACAGCAATATTGTACTCTGCCTAGGATTACTCATAATTATTCCGGTGACACCGAGAACGGCAGGACTTTTAGGTTCCCTTAGAAACCCGTGACCGTCTATGAGCTACGATAAGATTGAGGTTCCCGAGACGGGCGAGCAGATCACGCTTGCCGACGAGGAAACCGGGGAGCTAAACGTTCCGGAGACGCCAATTATTCCGATTATTTACGGTGACGGGATCGGGTCGGATGTCGGCCCAGCCGCCCAGAAAGTGCTCGATGCCGCCGCTGAGGCGACCGGTCGCTCGATTTCGTGGATGCGACTGTACGCCGGTGGCTCCGCCCGAGAGAAATACGACGAGAACCTCCCACAGGAGACCGTCGACGCGATCCGCGAACACCGAGTCGCGATTAAGGGCCCACTAACGACCCCCGTAGGCGCGGGCTTCCGCTCGCTCAACGTCGCGCTGCGGAAAAAGCTGGATCTGTACGCCAACGTCCGACCGACCTACCATCTCGACGGCGTTCCATCGCCGGTCAAAAATCCGGGCGCGATGGATATGGTCACGTTCCGGGAGAACACCGAGGACGTGTACGCTGGCATCGAGTGGGAAGCCGGCACCGACGAAGTCCAAGAGGTCAAGGAGTTCGTCGAAGAGGATATGGGCTTCGACAACACGATCCACGATGGGCCGGTCGGCATCGGTATCAAGCCGATCACCGAGTTCGGCTCGAAACGCCTCATCCGCGAGGCCATCGACTACGCCATTAACAACGACCGACCAACAGTCACGCTCGTCCACAAGGGCAACATCATGAAGTTCACCGAGGGCGCGTTCCGTGACTGGGGCTACGAGGTCGCCGAGGAGGAGTACGGCGAGGACGTTCTCACTGAGGACGAACTCTGGGACGAGCACGACGGCGAGCAGCCCGAGGGCACCGTGGTCGTTCAGGACCGCATCGCCGACAACATGCTCCAGCAGATCTTGACGCGAACGGATCAGTACGACGTGATCGCCACGATGAACCTCAACGGCGACTACATGTCCGACGCCGCCGGTGCACAGATCGGTGGCCTCGGTATCGCTCCCGGAGCCAACTACGGTCACGGCCGCTGTCTGGCCGAGCCAGTCCACGGCAGCGCACCCAAGTACGCTGGCGAGGACAAGGTCAACCCAACCGCGATGATCCTCTCCGGACGAGAGATGCTCGACTACCTCGGCTGGGACGACGCCGCCCAACTCGTGCGTGACGCCGTCGAACAGACGATTGTCGACCGGACGGTCACCTACGATCTGCACCGGCAGATCGAGGGCGGCGAGAAACTCGCCACCAGCGAGTTCGCCGAAGCCGTCGTCGAGAATATCGACCAGTTGGCCTAACGCCACGCGAGGCGTCTCGACCACTCACACTGCTCTTTTTTGACGTCGTCGACCAACCTCTCTACGTTGTGGATACGGGTTCGACGTGTGGTATATCGTGTTTTATGACATAATTAGATAAAAAGAGACACATACCATCGGCCAGTTAGATACGCAGTAGATGTATTCGTGGGTCAGTCGACGATTGGAACAGACGTACGAGCGGCTCCTCCGCCGCGAGATCGGCGACGGGCCGACACACGTCGCAATCATCCAAGACGGAAACCGGCGCTACGCCCGCAAACAGGGCGACGACGCGCCGGACGGCCACCGTGCGGGTGCCGAAACATCCGAACAAGTCCTCAACTGGTGTGAGGAGTTGGGTGTCAAGGAGCTGACGCTGTACACGTTTTCGACCGAGAACTTCAATCGCCCCGCCGAAGAAAACGAGCCGCTGTTCGATATGATCGCTTCCAAACTCCGGGAACTCGCCGACAACGACCGGCTCCACGACCGGGAGGTCTGTATTCGGGCAATCGGCGAGATCGACCGGCTCCCCGAGCGTGTCCGTGAGGCCATCGAGTACGCCGAGACCGAAACCGCGGGCTACGACGGGTTCCGGCTCAACATCGCGTTGGCCTACGGCGGTCGCAACGAACTGCTCCGGGCGGCCCGGGAGGTCACCGCAGCGGTTGAGGCGGGCGACCTCTCGGCCGACGAAATCGATGTCTCGACCATCGAACAGCGACTCTACCGCCAACCGATCCGGGACGTCGACCTCATCATCCGCACGGGAGGCGACGAGCGAACCTCGAACTTCCTGCCGTGGCATGCCAACGGCAACGAGGCCGCGGTCTACTTCTGTGCACCCTACTGGCCGGAGTTCTCGAAAGTCGACTTTCTCCGTGGTATTCGGACCTACGAGTCCCGCGAGCAGTCTTGGCAACAGAGCAAGGTCGACCGTGCGGTCACGCTCGTCCGGGCCCTCGGGAGCCTCGAACTCGAAGAGGCCCGTCGTGTGGCCGGACGACTCCGCGAACAGCTCCCGCAGGCTGGCGTCCAGGCGGTGACCGACGAACTAGAGGCCCAGGGGTCGACCGAATCGGCCACCGAGACGGAACTGTCGGAGACCACCTCACCGAGTTCAGCCGACTAACACGCCTCAGAAGAGACCCGAGCCATCGACCCGTCTGACCGTGATCGTGACCGAGTCGACAACCGTCTCACTGTCGGTCTGGACGACACGAAGCTCGTAGGTTCGCTCGTCTCCGTCGTTCCACGGCGGCGGAAGCTCATTTTTATATGTCGGTTCGGGACCGAGTCGACCGCCCGAGGAGATCCGCTTGTTCGATCCGTTCGTCCGCTCGTAGGCCTCGATTTGGTAGCTGCCAGTGCGGTTGGGGAGCCGGTAGTCGAGTTCATATCTAGCTCCGTCGATATCGTTGATATCGTACACCGAGACGTTTTCGATCACGGCCCCGGTCGTCGGCTCACCGATTGTCGTTTCGTACTCCGCAGTCGCCAGACAGCCGCCGCCGGCCAGACTCACACCGACGAGCAGAGCCAGTAGTAACCGCCGGTTGGAATGAGGAACGGTCATTGTCTCAGGCTCCGAACCGCCGCTGTCTGTCCTCGTAGTCGAGCAACGCCCGGAGATAGTCACGTTTTCTGAAATCCCGCCAGTTGACGTCGGTAAAGTAGAGTTCGGAGTACACCGATTGCCAGATCATAAAATCCGACAGCCGTTCGGCCCCGGTTTTGATAACCAGATCCGGCTCCTCCCGGAACACGAGCCGGTTGTCGATCTGTTCGGCCTCGATTTCGTCGGGCGAGAGGTCGCCCGCGTCGACGGCCTCTGCGAGCTGTCGGACGGTTTCGGTGAACTCCCGTTTCCCGCCAAGCCCAATCGAAATCTGGATTGGCTCCTCGGCCTGCTCGGTGTCGTCGGGACCTCTGACGGCCATCGGTCGAGGGACCGATAGCTCCGCAAGCTCCCGGCGGAGCGTCGGGATCACTGCCTCGTCGAGCACGCTAACCGAGACGGTGATTCGCTCGGCACCGTATTCGACGGCCCACTCGAAAAACGCGGCCAGCGTCTCGTAGGCTCCCTGTTCGAGGAGGTCTCGCTCGGTGATGACGACCGCAACGTGGCGTGGGGGGTCTTCGGACTGTCGACGGAGCCGGACGGCGAGATAAGTGTCGTACAGCACTACCGGACACTCTGCCCGGAGCGGTAAAAACTCGCTGTCAGCGACATTCGGTCTGTTGGAGACGGTTCCCGCTCGACTGCCACCCGGTGGGCGGTCGAGACGGGAACATCCGACAACAACCAGTATCAGACGGCGTTTCGGCATGTCGGGACCGTTAAGTGTGTCTCGGGGATACGGCGTTGTGTGACAGATGGGTTCCGACGCGCCGGTGGATTCGCCGCTGTCGCCAGCCTCGCGCTGGCGGCTCCAGCGCTCGGCCCGTCGACGGCAATCCCCTTCGCAGTGATCGCTCTCGTTGCGGCCGTCGGCATCACCGACGGCCCGCTATTCGACCTGTTTGCTCGCCCCGGTGACTGGGAGGACGGTCGACTCAACGGGCTGGCTGGCTTTTCGCTTGCCGCGGCGGCCCTCGCCCTGTTGGCGACCGTTCCCCAAACTCCACTGCCAGTCGGTATCTTCGTCGGGACGCTATT
This sequence is a window from Halohasta litchfieldiae. Protein-coding genes within it:
- a CDS encoding HalOD1 output domain-containing protein; the encoded protein is MTVSASDSHCVDDQMYRTMFDPSTQNPCTAIVEAIEVTTGSTEVPVLAESIDPDTLLQLYRDDGSESWMLSFDHAGLEITLWGTGRLHVDASSTAKPAGTGDRTVGPDTPQ
- a CDS encoding HIT family protein: MDQIFAPWRIEWIEREDKNASLDGCPFCVLPEADDDRSNLIVAESESTFVILNNYPYNPGHAMVIPRRHVGRYEDLTEAELVDHARLKQVTIRALKSGLGPDGFNTGMNLGDGAGGSIGDHIHTHIVPRWRGDTNFMPVIGETNVIVEAVTETYDRLHEGFADQPGATVVDAETAVQFAFE
- a CDS encoding DUF7835 family putative zinc beta-ribbon protein, producing MATTPSTPDNTVEYCSDCGRETSHVVRVEIRTESQKTENAEFSREPYRLTRCVDCGSESTMRMNNA
- the uppS gene encoding polyprenyl diphosphate synthase; this translates as MYSWVSRRLEQTYERLLRREIGDGPTHVAIIQDGNRRYARKQGDDAPDGHRAGAETSEQVLNWCEELGVKELTLYTFSTENFNRPAEENEPLFDMIASKLRELADNDRLHDREVCIRAIGEIDRLPERVREAIEYAETETAGYDGFRLNIALAYGGRNELLRAAREVTAAVEAGDLSADEIDVSTIEQRLYRQPIRDVDLIIRTGGDERTSNFLPWHANGNEAAVYFCAPYWPEFSKVDFLRGIRTYESREQSWQQSKVDRAVTLVRALGSLELEEARRVAGRLREQLPQAGVQAVTDELEAQGSTESATETELSETTSPSSAD
- a CDS encoding undecaprenyl diphosphate synthase family protein — protein: MLYDTYLAVRLRRQSEDPPRHVAVVITERDLLEQGAYETLAAFFEWAVEYGAERITVSVSVLDEAVIPTLRRELAELSVPRPMAVRGPDDTEQAEEPIQISIGLGGKREFTETVRQLAEAVDAGDLSPDEIEAEQIDNRLVFREEPDLVIKTGAERLSDFMIWQSVYSELYFTDVNWRDFRKRDYLRALLDYEDRQRRFGA
- the icd gene encoding isocitrate dehydrogenase (NADP(+)); protein product: MSYDKIEVPETGEQITLADEETGELNVPETPIIPIIYGDGIGSDVGPAAQKVLDAAAEATGRSISWMRLYAGGSAREKYDENLPQETVDAIREHRVAIKGPLTTPVGAGFRSLNVALRKKLDLYANVRPTYHLDGVPSPVKNPGAMDMVTFRENTEDVYAGIEWEAGTDEVQEVKEFVEEDMGFDNTIHDGPVGIGIKPITEFGSKRLIREAIDYAINNDRPTVTLVHKGNIMKFTEGAFRDWGYEVAEEEYGEDVLTEDELWDEHDGEQPEGTVVVQDRIADNMLQQILTRTDQYDVIATMNLNGDYMSDAAGAQIGGLGIAPGANYGHGRCLAEPVHGSAPKYAGEDKVNPTAMILSGREMLDYLGWDDAAQLVRDAVEQTIVDRTVTYDLHRQIEGGEKLATSEFAEAVVENIDQLA
- the map gene encoding type II methionyl aminopeptidase, producing the protein MSIGPLDDDAVDSYREAGEILVETMTEARAMIEPGVTQLEVAEYAEDAIRESGAGLAFPVNISIDEEASHATPARDDDTEFGDEMICLDIGVHVDGYIADAAVTVDYTGNTELAEASEQALEAAVDAVGPGVEVGTIGGEIEAVIDGYGYTPILNLTGHGVERYDAHTGPNIPNRAVDRSVELEVGQAIAIEPFATDGRGKVGEGGTEEIYEQVSDGNVRDRRARQVLDELEAFDDLPFAGRWLDSSRSEMALRRLKMADVVKGYPVLKEADGQLVSQAEHTLIVTEDGCEVTTSGIHGFD